CTTTTGCAATAAGTCTAACTTAGCtgttgaaaaaaataaaacagaTATGATGGAAATTCTTTTGACAATGGTCCTGCTCCTCCTTCTCCACCATATACCCCACCGCCACCTGGTAGATCTCATAATAATCGTAGTCATTCAGGATCAGGCGCACATTCACCCCCATCTTCTAATGGCCAGTCATCTGAATCGGATAAGGGAATGTCAGTGGGGGCTATTATAGGCATAATCATGGGTTGTGTGTTTATGCTTCTCCTTGCacttcttgctgttgttttttgCATTAGAAAAAATAAAAGGAAGGACACTGGTGTCATAGTTTCCCAGGGAAGTCGGTCTGCTGGCACAAATGACAGTaggttttctttccttttttcttttattcTCCTTACATtactatttcttcttcttcttcttcttcttcttcttcttcttcttttttaagCTTTTGAATGTTGACTTGTTCATTCATTTAAATGTTCACTTGAGATTTGGATATTTGTGGGACTATGATATCTGTAATAGAATATATACAGAGGGTGtcttcttattcttcttcctcctcttatTTCTCCTCTTAGAAGTCATTCAGTTTCTTTGGATCACAGATAGGAATAGCTAAAATCACTCTAGTGGCACTGGTTAAACTGTTTACTAACTATGCAGCACTTTACAAGAATTTGGAAATTTTCTTCATGTCAATTTACTTCAAAATTTGTTCATTAATAGCTTGAAAAAGGAAGCTCAATAATGCTAATTATTGAGGTGCTAAATTCTGCTTCCTTATTGCAGTAAATATGGACATACAAGAGCAGAGAGTGAAAAACATTGCTGCTGTTACAGATCTGAAGCCCCCACCTGCTGAGAAATTGGTAGTTGAGCGGTTACAGGGGAATTCTGGATCCATAAAGAGAATGAAGTCACCAATCACTGCTACTTCATATACTGTTGCTTCTCTCCAAACAGCAACTAATAGCTTTAGTCAAGAGTTTCTAATTGGTGAAGGTTCTCTTGGTCGTGTTTACAAAGGGGAGTTTCCTAATGGAAAGGTAACTTGATCATTGCATATAAAGAATAGATGTCTTTGTGATTCTTTCTGGTTTGTATATGCTTCTCTGAGTATAAGGCATTGGAGCTGCCAGTGTTGCATCTGCAGGATTCTACTGTAGGCAATCCTGCAGAGTAGTACCAAAATTTTATTTGTCCTTGAATATTTTCCACAAGTGTGATTTGAGCAACTACTCTAAAGTGTTAACAACATTTTGCTAAGTTAGTCTACAAACAGAGACAAAACTTTGGAGGTTATTAATGATGTATATGAGGTCATGTTATGCCACATCTTTTACCGATGCCTGATTGCAAGTCTCTCTGTCCCCTTTTTTCTACCAAGTTAGATAACAAATAGGCATACGTACACTGACTTAATTGGGGATAGCCACTGTTAAACTTGTGTCATGTACCTTGTATCTCAGTTTAATTCTTTTCTTGTCATGAACTTATTAGTATGATATAACAGAGCCATCATGAAATAATAGTTTTTCTTTCTGTTTTCTGGTTTGGATTTTTCTGAATTATGTTACAAAAATAAGTTAATCAAATTGTGTGCTGTTGATGTAGGCAATGGCTATTAAGAAGATCGACAATGCAGCACTTTCATTGCAGGAGGAAGATAACTTTCTTGAAGCTGTTTCAAATATGTCTCGGTTGAGGCACCCAAACATTGTTTCACTGGTAGGATACTGTTCAGAGCATGGCCAGCGCCTTTTGGTTTATGAATATATTGGGAATGGGAGTCTGCATGATATGCTGCACTTTGCTGATGATGGTAGCAAGACTCTATCTTGGAATGCACGTGTTAGGGTAGCACTTGGGACGGCGCGGGCTTTAGAGTATGTTATATTTGTATGGCATTATAATTCTCTATCTCTCATTTGGTGCCCTGCTTTTCATTCTAAACTGTAGCATATTTGTCAGGTACCTGCATGAAGTTTGCTTGCCTTCTGTTGTGCATCGAAATTTCAAGTCAGCAAATATTTTAGTTGATGAAGAGCTCAATCCCCACTTGTCAGACTGCGGTTTAGCTGCTCTCACACCAAACACAGAGAGGCAGGTAAAAGCAGAGATGGATAATTTTTACAGTGGGcaatcttattatttttttttcccctCCTTGGAACTTGTTGACATAACTTCGTTTGTATAAGTGCTGAATGAGTATAACATTGTTCACAATGACAGGTGTCAACACAGATGGTCGGATCATTTGGCTATAGTGCTCCTGAATTTGCCTTGTCAGGAGTATACACTGTAAAGAGTGATGTGTACAGCTTTGGTGTGGTGATGTTGGAGCTACTGACTGGTCGGAAGCCGCTGGACAGGTAACACTTCTGTTGTTTGCTGATTATTGTCTTTCTCTTCTAGGAAATGTTaaagattatttttttttattctgcaatttcttaaaatttatttacattatGGCAtcctttgtccaatttttgtgtgTTTCATAGTTCAAGGGTGAGATCAGAGCAGTCACTTGTGAGATGGGCTACTCCTCAACTGCACGatattgatgctttggcaaaaatGGTTGATCCTGCCTTGAATGGCATGTATCCTGCAAAGTCTCTTTCACGTTTCGCTGACATCATTGCCCTCTGTGTTCAGGTAAGCTTCTTTATTGATGGTAAGACTAAATATATGTTGAGACCAAACTATCATTAGCACAGTTTCCCCATTTGCTTCCAAAAGCAGATTAGACATTCCCCGGATCCCTTCCTGGTgtagctttaaaaaaaaaaaaaaaaaaacaacaacaacaacaataacaaaaaACTATCAAGAAGACCTGGTCTTTACCTCCAGGAATATTTGGAAGGACATTAGAAGGTGACTTCGGTGTAACGATAAAGTTACTCCATTTGTGACATGGTTATTACATATTCAAGTCACGGAAACAGCCTCTTTACAAAGCAGGGTAACACTGCATATATCAACCCTCCTCAGAGCCCATAAGTGTGATATGCTTCGTGCATGAGGTCACCCTTTTATTAATATCTGGATTCTAGAAGGACAAGTGTATGATTGCGAGAGCATGCAAATATACTGACGCAGAGCAAACAAGAACACAGAACAAAATGAGGACTAATAATTGaaaaagagaactaattctcaataattttattaatgtcAAATAATCATAGTCTAAAGCTACTGAATAATAGAAAATTAGCTCTATTTATAGAGCTTACTATCCGAATCAAATTAGGAATAGAAAGCCTAATTCataattaggaatactaaataagataaattaggaAATAATGGacctaataataatataattcctAAACAATAAGAACTCTTTAAATTTTCTAtttctataataattaaaattcttaaataaacTCTAAGCTTCCTAGTGctgggttttctttgattttattttgtgTAATATTATTCCCATCACTGAGAAATGAGAGGGAACAACTTTCGATTTGTTTTCTGTATAGCCGGAACCTGAGTTCCGCCCTCCCATGTCTGAAGTTGTGCAAGCATTGGTGCGGTTAGTTCAAAGGGCGAGTGTGGTCAAAAGGCATTCTAGTGATGAATCGGGATTTGCATACAAGACTCCAGAGCATGAGGCAATCAATTTGTGATTTTGATTGTCCTAGCCTTGTTGAATTGGAGGTGACACTTCCAACTTGGTAAATGACCAGAGAGAGATATATCATTGAGTGACTAAAGAATGAGCACATATTTAGAGGAAAGAAGTGAAACGAGTACTAGAATCAGATCACAGAAGATACTGTAATTATGTCCAGAACAATTGTGAACTGCAAATACTTCAGGGTATCATTATCTGTAAATGGTTCAATGttgtattaaaaaaattttccagAATCTTTTTGATGCAATATGTATTGCGGCACAATAAGAATTTCCATTTGATTCTTGCAAGTTTATGTTTTGATGAGATTTGTTGTGTAAGAAATCATCTTGTGAAAAGTAGTTTGATTGTGGAGACACTTGATATTGAAAGCTGACACTCTGAGACATTAATGACCCCACTGAAACAGAAAATCCAAAGACAATTTTCTTTTGAATTCCTGTTTGGCGCAAATCCAGGCACTAAAGGGTTGCCTTCTATGATTCTCTTGTTTAGAATTCAGGAAAAGTTGCATTGCAAAAGTGGAACTGAACCAAACCAACTCATGAGTTCTACTTTCGAGTGGTATTATACCAGAACCTGACCGCCCTGAAAGGCAAGTGCGTATCACTTTCGTCGTACATCAACGCATGAAGACGTGTGATACGGGAAGGTGAAGTGGAAACGACAAGGTTAACTGATCAAAACCAGGCTGTGCCACGTTGCCTCTGCGCTCTTCCCTCTTCAGTTGTAATGTAATGAGTAGGTGGACAGGCTTGTTTTTACTTTTGGGCAAGACGTGAATAGAACTGCTATCTTGTAATTTCCTTAAATCCTCGTCTTTCATGCTTGGCTTGTGGAGATGAGAAGTTCGTGAAAATCAGTTACAAACGAAGGTTGGCATTTGAGCTAAGAACTTCTCAAGTCTTCCTTTGAAATTGTGATGAgagattataaaaaaaaaaaaaaaggattgattttttttttttttatgatttttcatAAATTGATCCAAAATATTAATTAGCCTAATGAATCactgaagaagaaaagcaggcaGCCAAATCGCAGTTGAAGCAAAAACTGTTATGATTTTGTGGGTCCTAGTTGTCGTTTAATAGCCGTCAATCAATCCCATTTGCTATTTTAACTCGCTCTCCTAAGCCCCACAACAGCACACCATTTTTATCTCAAGACATTTCAGGACAACAAAGAGAAaattaaatgacctgaaattcagACAGTTCCTTCAATTTTTAGCAAAGCGAGCAAGGAGCTCTCCTTGTCATAAAGCAACCTCTCTTTCCaactttaaaatttcaatttaaacccAGATGGATTCATCATCTGATCTCTCAAACCTTCTCCAAAAAGAATACCCTCAGCTTTCAGATATGTTGGTTTCAGATCGAACCGAGAGTAGTTGTTTTTTCCACTCCCGCTCCAATTCTGCCACCTCTATGAGCCATCAATCGTCGCCTAGTCAATCACCTCGACTCAGTTCCTCTAGGTTACTAAACAATGACTTATATTTAGATAATCGACACGGCAAGCCATTTTCGTCGTCAATTTTGTTCTGTTTTTTGCGGGATCAGAAACAGAGGCAAGTAAATAGGACGGTGAAGAGAAAAGGCGGGAGGCTGTGGTatcaaaggaagaaagtgaagggaCTGGTGGCTGTGATTGGATTAGTGGgtttgtttttctttgttaatTGGTTCATGCTTTTGCGGCTTCAAGACCATCGAGTGGCTGACCTCCAAAACTATTCTTCTCAAAATTCTCCTCCTTCGATCTTGGTTTCCAAAAAGGTAGGTGTCGATATTTACTTACTGAGCATTTTTCTGAAAAACTCGAAGAGATATATTTGCAGTTCTACTGGATTTGGAAAGATTTATTAGAATAATTGCTTGCTGTGCAGTTTTACTTTTATTTACTACTTATtggaaaaaaaaagaatttttttcCCCCGCTTTTCTTGAGCTTTATTTATATGGCCTCCTTCAGGAAGATTGCTTTACGAATGCTTTGGTTGGGAGATATGTGTGAATGAATGTGGCTTTTTATATTTGAACTAAGAATACAAGAATTTTTCCCACTATTTTCCTATTTTTTTATGGTGACTGCAGATTTTAATACTAATAGCAAAAAAATGTCTTATTACCTTATTTTAGCTTTACCAATTcagggaaaatgaaataaaaaaagggGCTTTTCTGTTATTCGGAGCAAGGCGGTGTTTCAGAATTCTAGCTAAATTAGTGTGGAAGGGAGGGACATTCATTTGTAAGTAAGCCTATGCTGCTAGAGTATTGTTATTTATATACTTGGAATGTGTGCAGGAAAAATGGGGAAAGCTTAGCAAAGGAAAAAAGACGCAGAAAGGTAGTTATGAAAGGATGTTGGCTTTGGCTGCCCATGCCTTGGCAGAGGTAATTGAACATCAGAATTTCTTATCTAGTTCTTCTCTGTATGGCAGACCATTTAGCTTCAATCTTTGGGTTTTATTTGCCTGTGTAATGTATCTTAATTGATTGCTTTTGTGTTATTACACATGGTGACAGAATAAACGCGAGCCAAAAGATTTGTGGCAGGAACCATTTGTTGAGGCCTCCGCTTGGATACCTTGTGCTGATCAACGCAACTGGGATCCTAGTGGTGACTGAATTTCTCTTTCAATCCTCTCTCCCAATGTATAGGCATGAGAATGCAATTTAATGTTTGCATTTCATTGTGTCTGCATGCCATGTTTATGTGCAAATATGCTGTGGATATCTTAAAAATGGGTGAGAAGGTGCATATTATGGTTGCTAAAAGCAGCTTCTGACATGATATTTTTCTGTGTGACTTTAATAGGGGGAAAAAACGGTTATATAATGGTCACAGCAAATGGTGGGATGAACCAGCAGAGAGTAGCTGTAAGTAATGCCTGCGACCAATTACAGCTTACATGAGTTTTCTTATGAGGCCCAATCTCATAATTTTGTATGCTTCCTCTTTGCTTCTGAAGGTTTAACATATGTTATTTTGTTTATGATTTTCAATTGGTTCAAACTTAGTTCTTACTTGTTTGAAAACAGGTTTGCAATGCTGTTGTTGTTGCACGGTTGCTGAATTCAACTCTTGTTGTTCCTAAATTTATGTACAGTAGCGTCTGGAGAGATGTGAGGTAACATTTTCCCccttctttaaaattcatttgtaTTCATATCTTCACACCTTTTCCCCCTTAAGTGAAAACAAACTATTGATTGTTGGATAGACTATAATTATCTATCTATATTATTGCTGCCCTGATAGTTTTTAGATCGCTTCACTGCTAAGCTTGAAGTTGGTTTCTTTTAATAACCTCATGGAAAAAATTCTTACTTCAAATAAGCGGCATTATAATAATATTGTGAATGCCTTGGCTATCGCCCCAACTCTCTTCTTTTTTCATCCCCCTTCTTGGAAACTCTCATTTATGATTGTGTGGTTTTGGTGGAAAAGTAATAACTGTTGCATATGATTATATCATTTCAATGAAAAAGTAATTAACTATGTCAATTGTTATATTTCATAGTCAATTCAGCGATATCTATCAGGAGGAGCATTTTATTAATTACTTGACTCCCGATATTCGGATAGTGAAAGAACTTCCTGAGGAGCTTCGATCACTAGACTTGGAGGCAATTGGTAGTATTGTGAGTTTGATATCTCAATTAATTTGAACATTTTTTAATTGAATTGGTTTTATTTACAGCAACCGTTCGTGATAATGATATTTCAAATGGTGACCAGGTGACTGATGTAGATATTAGGAAAGAGTCCAAGCCAAGCTTTTATCTGAAAAATATTCTCCCTATTTTGCTGAAAAATAGAGTTGTCCATTTCATTGGATTTGGGAATCGCTTGGCATTTGATCCAATACCATTTCAGTTGCAGGTAAATGTTTAGCCTTCATTTCTCTAGTCCATTACAAGTTATCGTATATTGTAAGAATTATTTGTCATTATCCTTTATTCTCATTCCTACTTTGCTCTTCCTAATATGGGGGATTTCATCTAGAGACTTCGATGCAGATGTAATTTTCACGCACTGCAATTTGTTCCCAAAATACAACAAACTGGTGCTTTGCTCCTTCAAAGGCTGCGTAAACGTGCATCTCATCATGGACCATTGGATCATTGTCTTGTTGGTCCTTATACAAAATCAAATGTGGAAGAAACAAGGGCTCATGGTGGAAAACCTTCAAGATATCTAGCTCTACATCTGAGGTTTGAAATTGATATGGTAGCACATTCTTTATGTGAATATGGTGGTGGTGAAGAAGAGAGAAAATCATTGGAAGCATACCGTGAAATTCATTTCCCTGCATTGGCACTTCTTGAGAGGACAAAAAGGTATGCGCTTCTGCAATTTTTGCTGTTCTCTTGCTTGCACATATTCATATGTACGCGTGTCAAATGCACATCTTCATGTATTATAATTTGCTGGATCAGTGTGCCTTTACTATACATAATTGCTATCTGCAAACAGTTGATAAGTTGCtttgaattttatttcatttatttgtcCATTGCcatgttatttttattatttttgttatttagaCTTACTGATGAATAGATGCTGGACTTGTAATTTTTCCTCTTTAACTTTAATGAGTCTTCAGGGGCAC
The sequence above is a segment of the Hevea brasiliensis isolate MT/VB/25A 57/8 chromosome 11, ASM3005281v1, whole genome shotgun sequence genome. Coding sequences within it:
- the LOC110633422 gene encoding O-fucosyltransferase 15-like isoform X3; amino-acid sequence: MDSSSDLSNLLQKEYPQLSDMLVSDRTESSCFFHSRSNSATSMSHQSSPSQSPRLSSSRLLNNDLYLDNRHGKPFSSSILFCFLRDQKQRQVNRTVKRKGGRLWYQRKKVKGLVAVIGLVGLFFFVNWFMLLRLQDHRVADLQNYSSQNSPPSILVSKKEKWGKLSKGKKTQKGSYERMLALAAHALAENKREPKDLWQEPFVEASAWIPCADQRNWDPSGGKNGYIMVTANGGMNQQRVAVCNAVVVARLLNSTLVVPKFMYSSVWRDVSQFSDIYQEEHFINYLTPDIRIVKELPEELRSLDLEAIATVRDNDISNGDQVTDVDIRKESKPSFYLKNILPILLKNRVVHFIGFGNRLAFDPIPFQLQRLRCRCNFHALQFVPKIQQTGALLLQRLRKRASHHGPLDHCLVGPYTKSNVEETRAHGGKPSRYLALHLRFEIDMVAHSLCEYGGGEEERKSLEAYREIHFPALALLERTKRLPSPAALRSEGLCPLTPEEAVLMLAALGFNRKTHIFVAGASIYGGQPS
- the LOC110633422 gene encoding O-fucosyltransferase 15-like isoform X2; translated protein: MDSSSDLSNLLQKEYPQLSDMLVSDRTESSCFFHSRSNSATSMSHQSSPSQSPRLSSSRLLNNDLYLDNRHGKPFSSSILFCFLRDQKQRQVNRTVKRKGGRLWYQRKKVKGLVAVIGLVGLFFFVNWFMLLRLQDHRVADLQNYSSQNSPPSILVSKKEKWGKLSKGKKTQKGSYERMLALAAHALAENKREPKDLWQEPFVEASAWIPCADQRNWDPSGGKNGYIMVTANGGMNQQRVAVCNAVVVARLLNSTLVVPKFMYSSVWRDVSQFSDIYQEEHFINYLTPDIRIVKELPEELRSLDLEAIGSIVTDVDIRKESKPSFYLKNILPILLKNRVVHFIGFGNRLAFDPIPFQLQRLRCRCNFHALQFVPKIQQTGALLLQRLRKRASHHGPLDHCLVGPYTKSNVEETRAHGGKPSRYLALHLRFEIDMVAHSLCEYGGGEEERKSLEAYREIHFPALALLERTKRLPSPAALRSEGLCPLTPEEAVLMLAALGFNRKTHIFVAGASIYGGQPRLAALTSLYPNLVTKEKLLSATELEPFSNFSSQLAALDFIACTAADAFAMTDSGSQLSSLVAGYRTYNGGGRMPTIRPNKRRLAAIFMKNSTIEWKVFEQRVRKAVRQTKHIFERPIARSVYRFPRCKECMCLTE
- the LOC110633421 gene encoding protein STRUBBELIG-RECEPTOR FAMILY 8 isoform X1; the encoded protein is MAGKPSALSFCVPRSSLTELLFLLFFLASIFALPLLVQCNTDPSDVQALQVIYTSLNSPSQLTNWKSNGGDPCAESWKGVTCEGSAVVSIQISGLGLSGTMGYMLSNLMSLRTFDLSDNNIHDSIPYQLPPNITSLNLARNNLSGNLPYSISSMFSITYLNVSRNSLSQSVGDVFSNLSLFTTLDLSFNNFSGDLPSSISSLSNLSTLNVQNNQLTGSLDVLTGLPLTTLNVANNHFSGWIPQELNSIPNFIYDGNSFDNGPAPPSPPYTPPPPGRSHNNRSHSGSGAHSPPSSNGQSSESDKGMSVGAIIGIIMGCVFMLLLALLAVVFCIRKNKRKDTGVIVSQGSRSAGTNDINMDIQEQRVKNIAAVTDLKPPPAEKLVVERLQGNSGSIKRMKSPITATSYTVASLQTATNSFSQEFLIGEGSLGRVYKGEFPNGKAMAIKKIDNAALSLQEEDNFLEAVSNMSRLRHPNIVSLVGYCSEHGQRLLVYEYIGNGSLHDMLHFADDGSKTLSWNARVRVALGTARALEYLHEVCLPSVVHRNFKSANILVDEELNPHLSDCGLAALTPNTERQVSTQMVGSFGYSAPEFALSGVYTVKSDVYSFGVVMLELLTGRKPLDSSRVRSEQSLVRWATPQLHDIDALAKMVDPALNGMYPAKSLSRFADIIALCVQPEPEFRPPMSEVVQALVRLVQRASVVKRHSSDESGFAYKTPEHEAINL
- the LOC110633422 gene encoding O-fucosyltransferase 15-like isoform X1, coding for MDSSSDLSNLLQKEYPQLSDMLVSDRTESSCFFHSRSNSATSMSHQSSPSQSPRLSSSRLLNNDLYLDNRHGKPFSSSILFCFLRDQKQRQVNRTVKRKGGRLWYQRKKVKGLVAVIGLVGLFFFVNWFMLLRLQDHRVADLQNYSSQNSPPSILVSKKEKWGKLSKGKKTQKGSYERMLALAAHALAENKREPKDLWQEPFVEASAWIPCADQRNWDPSGGKNGYIMVTANGGMNQQRVAVCNAVVVARLLNSTLVVPKFMYSSVWRDVSQFSDIYQEEHFINYLTPDIRIVKELPEELRSLDLEAIATVRDNDISNGDQVTDVDIRKESKPSFYLKNILPILLKNRVVHFIGFGNRLAFDPIPFQLQRLRCRCNFHALQFVPKIQQTGALLLQRLRKRASHHGPLDHCLVGPYTKSNVEETRAHGGKPSRYLALHLRFEIDMVAHSLCEYGGGEEERKSLEAYREIHFPALALLERTKRLPSPAALRSEGLCPLTPEEAVLMLAALGFNRKTHIFVAGASIYGGQPRLAALTSLYPNLVTKEKLLSATELEPFSNFSSQLAALDFIACTAADAFAMTDSGSQLSSLVAGYRTYNGGGRMPTIRPNKRRLAAIFMKNSTIEWKVFEQRVRKAVRQTKHIFERPIARSVYRFPRCKECMCLTE
- the LOC110633421 gene encoding protein STRUBBELIG-RECEPTOR FAMILY 8 isoform X2 — translated: MLSWWSQMIKIKMLPSQLTNWKSNGGDPCAESWKGVTCEGSAVVSIQISGLGLSGTMGYMLSNLMSLRTFDLSDNNIHDSIPYQLPPNITSLNLARNNLSGNLPYSISSMFSITYLNVSRNSLSQSVGDVFSNLSLFTTLDLSFNNFSGDLPSSISSLSNLSTLNVQNNQLTGSLDVLTGLPLTTLNVANNHFSGWIPQELNSIPNFIYDGNSFDNGPAPPSPPYTPPPPGRSHNNRSHSGSGAHSPPSSNGQSSESDKGMSVGAIIGIIMGCVFMLLLALLAVVFCIRKNKRKDTGVIVSQGSRSAGTNDINMDIQEQRVKNIAAVTDLKPPPAEKLVVERLQGNSGSIKRMKSPITATSYTVASLQTATNSFSQEFLIGEGSLGRVYKGEFPNGKAMAIKKIDNAALSLQEEDNFLEAVSNMSRLRHPNIVSLVGYCSEHGQRLLVYEYIGNGSLHDMLHFADDGSKTLSWNARVRVALGTARALEYLHEVCLPSVVHRNFKSANILVDEELNPHLSDCGLAALTPNTERQVSTQMVGSFGYSAPEFALSGVYTVKSDVYSFGVVMLELLTGRKPLDSSRVRSEQSLVRWATPQLHDIDALAKMVDPALNGMYPAKSLSRFADIIALCVQPEPEFRPPMSEVVQALVRLVQRASVVKRHSSDESGFAYKTPEHEAINL
- the LOC110633421 gene encoding protein STRUBBELIG-RECEPTOR FAMILY 8 isoform X3, with product MGYMLSNLMSLRTFDLSDNNIHDSIPYQLPPNITSLNLARNNLSGNLPYSISSMFSITYLNVSRNSLSQSVGDVFSNLSLFTTLDLSFNNFSGDLPSSISSLSNLSTLNVQNNQLTGSLDVLTGLPLTTLNVANNHFSGWIPQELNSIPNFIYDGNSFDNGPAPPSPPYTPPPPGRSHNNRSHSGSGAHSPPSSNGQSSESDKGMSVGAIIGIIMGCVFMLLLALLAVVFCIRKNKRKDTGVIVSQGSRSAGTNDINMDIQEQRVKNIAAVTDLKPPPAEKLVVERLQGNSGSIKRMKSPITATSYTVASLQTATNSFSQEFLIGEGSLGRVYKGEFPNGKAMAIKKIDNAALSLQEEDNFLEAVSNMSRLRHPNIVSLVGYCSEHGQRLLVYEYIGNGSLHDMLHFADDGSKTLSWNARVRVALGTARALEYLHEVCLPSVVHRNFKSANILVDEELNPHLSDCGLAALTPNTERQVSTQMVGSFGYSAPEFALSGVYTVKSDVYSFGVVMLELLTGRKPLDSSRVRSEQSLVRWATPQLHDIDALAKMVDPALNGMYPAKSLSRFADIIALCVQPEPEFRPPMSEVVQALVRLVQRASVVKRHSSDESGFAYKTPEHEAINL
- the LOC110633422 gene encoding O-fucosyltransferase 15-like isoform X4, whose product is MLALAAHALAENKREPKDLWQEPFVEASAWIPCADQRNWDPSGGKNGYIMVTANGGMNQQRVAVCNAVVVARLLNSTLVVPKFMYSSVWRDVSQFSDIYQEEHFINYLTPDIRIVKELPEELRSLDLEAIATVRDNDISNGDQVTDVDIRKESKPSFYLKNILPILLKNRVVHFIGFGNRLAFDPIPFQLQRLRCRCNFHALQFVPKIQQTGALLLQRLRKRASHHGPLDHCLVGPYTKSNVEETRAHGGKPSRYLALHLRFEIDMVAHSLCEYGGGEEERKSLEAYREIHFPALALLERTKRLPSPAALRSEGLCPLTPEEAVLMLAALGFNRKTHIFVAGASIYGGQPRLAALTSLYPNLVTKEKLLSATELEPFSNFSSQLAALDFIACTAADAFAMTDSGSQLSSLVAGYRTYNGGGRMPTIRPNKRRLAAIFMKNSTIEWKVFEQRVRKAVRQTKHIFERPIARSVYRFPRCKECMCLTE